Sequence from the Psilocybe cubensis strain MGC-MH-2018 chromosome 10, whole genome shotgun sequence genome:
AATGAATCACGAAAGTCATTAAACGCAGTAGTAAACTAGCTTGAGGTCGATAGAGGAGCTCATAGTGTATAGCGGAAGTCGGGATGACGGTCGCCGAGGTCTACCCACGCGCGGACACCACCATCAGGTTCACTTTCTGTGGCATAAGGAGCCAGGACCTCCTTCCTAGTACGCtccttgtttttgttcttgtACGCCAGAATAGACGCATTCGCGATAGCCAAGACAATCGTCATTATCATGCTAGATGTATACAGTCAGTACATAGGCACTAGAAAAAGCACGAGAACGACGCACAAAATAAGGTTCATTACAGTTGTTTTATGGAATCGAGGGCCTTCGCTGGTTGGGTATCTCCAGGTACTCAGAATTCCTCCCTATTATACTTTCAGCTTCTGAAGGCAACGACGGAGCTCCTGAACGTACCATGCTGGTGGCCATGAAGCCAACGGCGATACTGGTCGCCCTTGTATAGTATGGTTCTGAGTTGTTGGATATCCAGGCAGCGATGACAGGTACAGTTCCGTATATCCCACTAGCCATGAGATATATGGCTCCATATGCAGCATGCTTGTTGGTGGTTCCTTTTTGACTGTTAGTGTGAGACGTAGAAAGGCTGCAGACCGTACCCACCTAGGTACATAGCGTAACCAGCAATTCCAATAAGACAAACCGAGCATAATGGAATAGCTCGACTCTTCAGGCGATCAGACGTATACGCGACAACGAGCGTCACTGGACTATTGATTAGCTTAACGCAGATATCATGCTAATACCCCGGGCTTACCAACAAAAGCACAAGCAAAAGGACCAACACTCAGAAGCTGAGAGTGGTTCGGGCTGAAGCCCAACTGGTTGATGATGGACGGCGCGAAGAGTGCAAGACCGAAGAGGTTCGTTCCACCCATAAAGAAAGTGATGAACATCAGAATGACATGAGGAGACTTCAACGAGCTCAAAACATGTCTGATGCGGAATTCGTCGAGTGGGTTGACAAACGGTCTATCTTTCTCCAAGCGGCGCATGACAAGGCTTCAAGACAGCGAGGTAAGCTCAATGTGCCATAGGCTTGGCTTAGAAAAAGGCACTTACTCTTTTTGATTATCAGACAGGAATCGCGACTCTCTGGGTGTCGCTGGAACCATAAAGAATCCAAGAACACCCATTAGCACGCTAAAGATACCTTCCTGTCAAATAGGGCACTAGATCAGCAAGATAATCATCTAAGAGTCGGTATCCTCATACCAGGATAAAAATCCATGCCCATGCAGGCTTTCCTCCAAGGCCTTGCATGTTGTCGATGGCGGCTGCAAGAAGCCCAGAGAATGCACTGGAAAGCTACTTTGATAGTTAGTCAGGCCTTTTACAGTAAACAATAACACGGGTGCCCACAGATGCAgcggagaagaagaatgCAATGCTGTCAAAAGAATACTTTGAACACCCCGAGgaataatttttttttgtcaaacTCACCGATACGATAGTTCGGCACGGGTATAGAATCCAGAAAGGTAAAGCACAATGCCAGGGAACATCGGTCCTTCCACAAGCCCCAAAAAGAATCGTGCAACGATGAGATCGTGGAATGACGATACGAAGCCTTGGAAAATAACGATGATGCCCCAAAGAGTTAGAATAACTGGCATCGCAATGTTGGGTCCGATTTTGCGCAATAGAAGGTTAGCTGGTACTTCGGCCATAATGTAGGGCCTGTTTGAAGCATTGAATCATGGTAGTGACATCACGTATGAAGGGAGAAAACGCGTACACGTAAGTGACCGTTACGCAAATTTGGTATTGTCGGTCAGTCATTTTGAGACCTTTTTGAAGACCCGCAACTCTTGCATTTCCTGAAATAATGGCACATGAACATCTGGGTACCTCCAAGGCCCCTAGCAGCACATACCGATATTAGCACGATCCTAAACTGAATTTAGCACATAGTAATTGCCAAAAATAATTGCGACCCACCAGGAATGACAGTAGGTAGAACATGGTCATCATAGGAAGGATAGTCCAATCCAATTTCCTCACTGCGCTTCGGATCTTTGCATGATCGACCTCATTGAAGCTGTCCTTCTCCAAGTCGGATTTGTGAACAGAGGACGAGGCGGGGCTGCTCGGTTTAGGCTCGGTATTCGGGTTGGTGGTCATTGTATACGTCGATGACAGCATGCGCAGAGCAATGACTCTAAGCGATCTGTGTTGCGGGTGGCGCTACCAAGCTCAAAGATCCTTTCTTCGTAAACGAACATGCCTATTAAATAGTAACTCGATTAGATCTGCAGGTGGCAAATCAGTATATTACACTGATTTTCCGCGCGTATTTGAATTGACAGCACCCACATTTAGATCCTAAAAAGACACTCAGCGGATACCCGGTTTGACAATGCTATTTTTTGCGCACCTTCGACCTCGAATTGGAAACGCAGCTCAGCAAGTAACTGCATATGCGCTACATATAGGGCTTCTGACAAGAATGTGTAGCTGCAAGAAAACACACTGTGAGAAGGCCGACCCAGTCGCCGAAGGAAAAAGAACACTGCGCCCTAAAGCAAATTGTACAACAATGATGTAAGCCTTGAGGACAGAGCGTTGAAACGTATCAAATTTTAACAACGTAACTCGCGTCTGAATGTTGTGGGGCTTATGTTCTGGACAAATGGGCTGGTAAGTTGAAAGGGTCGCATATAGCAGTTAAAAATGGTTTAAAGCTGGTACCTTGTTATAAATTTATTCGAACTCCCTAATATAAGCAACGCTTCCTGACAAGTTACATCACACTAGATAGAACGCCTGCCCTGCACCTGACTGCCCATAATCGAGAAGGTAGTTTAATTATGCACCGTTGTAGTACAGAAGTGACATTTGCAGGTAATGATAGTCGATTGTCAGACCATGTAAACGAGTCGAGGAGATATTGAACCATGGCTAATGTGAAGAATATTCCTAGAAAAAGGTACCTGCGAATGATCAAACAGTCAAAATACGTCATTTACCAAACAACAAAATTGCAGCTTACTCGCAACTTGATTGTAAGTATTAGCTTGGGACATCCGGTTACTGTGCCACAACATCGCGTgtttgaatatccaaatcgCTTGATCTATCGAGTTGTCTTCTGCATTCATCAGTTCATTGACGCTGATGACTTTATGGGCCAATGCCTTGAGTGTAGCCTACGGCAAGTGATTAATGAATGTTCCCAGAAACCGGATGAACCACGTTACCGAGAATGCATGATTTGCAAATGATAGGGTGGCCTTGGGTTCTTCGATGGAAAGCGATTGACCGAAAGGAAAACATAAcacaaaaatgtagaatgtAGGAGGTTGATGAGGCGACCTGTCTCTGAAAGTGAATGATTTGTATGTTGCTACACGTTGAGCGACATCGCGTTGACTTGAATAGCTTGTCCAGGAAGACGAATTCACCTAGAACCTTGTAGAGCAAAGCTTCAAATCTGTCAGTAAATGTTCAAGTGGTAAGTATAGGGAGTAGCGCCGACGAGGCCGTAAAACTGGTACTCTTGATGGTCGTAATCGCTCTAAAAATGTAATTATCAAAATAGAAATGGGCTTGGCTGCAAATCTCTATTTACAGCGAGAGATAAAGTGGCGTTAGCAGATTGTTACCTGCTATCAACGTTTTCAGAGATGAATGTATGGGAGGAACAGGATAAACATACTTTTTGCTATATTCCCTATCATGCATTTAATTAGAAATATAACAGGAGGCGAGAACCACGCCGGCCATGTGCAGAACgttgaaaggaaagaaaagaacataCTCTTCCACACAATTGTGCACGGAAAGACGAAATGATTTGAGCTGGCTGACCATAAATGAGGGCTGTGCGTGAATATCATCCTGGGGCCACTCTCCCAACTGCCGCAGAGATATTTCGTGTAAAATGGCATGATATTAGGCGATCCATACATCAATCAGAATAGTAAACTTCAACCTCGACCTGTCTCACATAGTTCGCCCATGCTGCAAACTAAAATAATATTGGTCAGATTCGGCTGAAAACAAAACAAGTTACTTCACCTTTGCCTTCGCGATTACAACAATCCTATCACTGGGCTGCAAACATCGAACGTATCCCATGCCTCTCCCAGCACCAGTCGAATCAATGAACTTCATCTCGTCCTCCTCTGCATAGTCGGGGACCTCATCAGACCACACAATTTGATGTATTGCATCTTCGCGGGAGGCACGTATGTTCCGTTGTAGATGCCAAGTGCTCGAATCTGTTTGACTAGGATTCGCGACCAAAGCAATCTTCATACCGTCTCCAACTGTGTCGTCCATTGCATCCATGAAGTCCCGGACGCGCGTAAGAATCAGACCTTCTTCTGTGCCAGGTTGTTCGCCAACTGAAGTCTTCTCGACTTCACGGATAATGCCCGCTTCAAACCATGTCCAGGACCCGAGATATTTGCCTGCGTAGATAACACTCATTAGCGCTGCAATCTACTAAAGGATGACTTTGTGACGTACTGGGGAAGTTGTTCTCGCTGCAGAACCCTTGGTCGTGACTGATGGTCCTAAACACGACTTTCTTGATTCTCACAAACTTTGTCGTCCCTATCAGCTCGGATAGTTTTGGAGTGACCAAAGAGCACTCGGGACCCCCGGTTTCAAAGACGCATGTCGGAACGTCGTCTGGTGGTCTCACACCAAAGTGGACTTTGGGCCAGTACTGGGCCTCATCGATGATGACGTTGGCCAACTCCACGGGAACCCAGAGCGTAAGGTAACCGCGTACAACGTCGACGTCGTCCGGTGTTGGTGTATAGTGGTGACCTTGCGCGGATTGTCCATCTTCATCCGAATCGGCCAATGTCGACATTAAGCTACCCATCCTATGTGCAACCCCTGGGTTGTGTGTTGATTGTCGGAAAAAGAGATGATATCAATGGGGTATACACTCCAAAGAAGTTGAAATGGAAAATCCCATGTGTTGTTTAAGCTGCAATGCACACTCTCGGATGCATTGAATGTTGGTGATGGTTGTTGGTGTGACTTGTCCATGCTTTGCCTGCCCAAGCTGGGCCGTGATCATGTTGTCGGTGCTTCCGGGATGTGCCGTATGCAAAGTAAAGTGTTCCGACAACCAACAAGTGGCTTTCTTTCCTCGACCATCATCCATACTCCCGCACGCATTCTTCTCAGCGCTTCTGGAAATAACAGAAGTATAAATCTACTCTGGCGACATGGAGCGCGATGACCGTCCCCTGGACCGCGGGAGGTAATCATGCTTCCGTCGGACGCCTGAAGGCCTCCCATCCACTTTCTCCTGGTGTACCTTCTCGGAGACACGACCACTGTGGACTCTCATCAAGGCGTTATCGATTCCCAAAGTCGTGTCAGAAACTGAAATGCCAACTCTGTTTCTCCCCAACGCCTTGTCCTCTACATGTCTCCTCACTTGGTACTCGGTcttgagggatttttcaCATCGAAGATTGACGCCCTGGCGGTCCTCCATGATTTTACAACGCGAACTTGTCCTCAGTACGGATAAATTCTCTTGAAATCGATGTTCATTCAAGCTTCGTATCTGGAATATGGAAATCCTTCGAATTTGGAAAGGACCTTTATATCTAAAGCGACTCACTAAATCAGATAAGCGTCAAATCGTTGGTCGTGTTCTCTTTCCTCTGAGCACTCGTTGCGGTCGTACTGCCTGCATACATCAGGAACGCAAATAGGGGTCCCTTATATGAAAGTTTTGGGGATCGGTCTCATCGCCGGCTGAACTACGCTACCTTTGAGTTGCGTCCTACGGTCATTCTTTGGAAGATGATCTTGAAGTAAATTTTTGATTGAAAGACTTACTCTCCGACACTCTCATTGTTATGGTTTAAGACCAACAAAACTTCCTTCGCCTATTCGTGGTCAACCAGCTTGAAAACCAATGGTTCAGTTCTATCCAAATGAAACTTCTCTATGTTGGTGGTGACGTCTCGGTTAACCCATCCATTGTCAAGGTTTAAATGCTGTAAACCCGAATCAGCACTCTGGGTGGTTAAATTGCCACTTCAACAGTCGTACCGTGTACGAATGATGGACTGTGAGAGAGAGGGCTATCAACTCCTACCAGTGTCGCAAACTGTCGTTTGTTGCGCAGGTATCCTTGTGCACTGGCCGATATTTCCTCAACTGCGAAATGGAAGCGTCCATTCAATATCAGGTTGGGCAGCCCAATCGTGTGTGGATGTTCTGTCTTTAATGCGAGTCACCATTTCTTGCCATGATCAACACAATCAATACCGACCTTATCTGCTTTCTTCATCGAAGCTCTGCTGTATTCCGGTCTTTGAGATTCCACAAATTCCAAACAAAGCCTAACTAACCCAGCATCGTTACTATCTCTTCAGTAAAGTAgatgaaaaacaaaaaacccgCACATGTGGCATTTCGAAATGGCTTCCTTGGTGTGGCCAGGGGTTGAGTGGCCTGTGCCATTGTCGTGTTACAACACACCTAGTGACGCGTTTCCTCTTCATTGTTCATCGCAGGCCAGTCCCAAGAGACCCGCAACATCGTGTCGTGTCATTTCATGACGATTTTCTGGTCGCTTCCTTTGGCCTTTTCCCCTGGGATAAGTCGTACGTATCGTGGTCTATCTAGGAGAGATTAGGAATAAGTAGGAATCTCTGTGGAATGCACGAGAAGTTTATTGCTGAAATGAACCGTATCGGTGGCATCTGACGAGAAGAGTAGGGTATGAGGAAATCACACACAGAATACCAACTTCATTTCTTTAAAACATGAGAGGCACCAAGGCGATGTCAACACTCTTATATGGCATATTGATTGAGAGACGTACACAATGATCCCGGAATTGGGAAGTTCAATGGCGCCATAATACAATACAATGATGCAAGAGAAAGCCGACTCGGTGTCTTGATAAAATAATTAAAAGAAAGGACATAGATTCGATGTTGGAGTCCTGATTTAAAAGAACTGTGTCAACAAACAGTTCAATTTTTGTGGTTGGAAAAATTCGGGTAcggggaatcgaaccccGAGCTGCCGCGATCTGTATGAGAGGCGGCAATGTTAGCCGTTACACCATACCCGACATAATTTGTCTGctaaaacatataattacATGGTCAAGGACTTGGCAATGAAAGTGGTTAAGTGATCGGAGTCGTGGGAATTGGAAATATTTCATATCGAAGTCCGAGTCAGACTGTCTTTCGTCTCTGTTTTACTCCATTTTCGCCTATAAAATTTCCTCTTTCATTATCGTCCAATGTTTTTCGAACCTCATCCTCTTGAGCGCATGCTTATGCCAGAACATGAGCACTATCAAAATTGAAAACGCTTCATCCCCGTTACCTTTAAAATTTTGAGGAAGACGTCAAACCGGTGTTGAAACGCGAATATGAGTTGAACTCGAACTCAATTGAGCAAGTGAAGGAAGAGTGTAAGTTGGTGAGTAATCCTCTATAACGAAGAAGCACAACCAAACTGTGATCTTGATAGGTATGCGAAAACGGCGAAGTAAAGGGTGATTACTCTACCAATACGACTACAATCACCAGAGTCAGCGATACTTCATCCGGTCAATGGTCCGCTCAGAGTACCCTGAACAAAAAGCCCAGGCTAGTCAAGAAATAGGATGCGGTACAATCGTCCAATCATGCCGAGAAAATGTCCTTGGATCGTTCTCGTGCGCGCTGTGATGATAGACAATTCCCAGCTATCCAAAGAGTTACGTGTACTGCGCAGAAGGTGAGCACCCGTCTTACCTATTCATGAATTAGGCTGATTTCATTCTGTCTAGATCAGCAAAACGAAAGTGGAGAAATGTTATAtgttgaaggagaaagaTTTGATCGGCCTTGAAAGAGAAACAAGGTATGTATCTGTGTACATACTCTATTTTCCTTGTTTGACACAGAAGTGTAAGGTTTTGGCAGCCACCAGACATTCCGCCAAATGTTTGGGCACCTATTTATTTTTATCGGGAGTACGAAATTGAACGTGTGGCTTGGAAAAAGTTTGGGGGTTAGCACGGATTTCTCAAAGCGTGAGCTGAAAGACCTTTCTGGTTCAATCTCATCCtgatcatatcatatcatagTCTGTACAGGCGTGCTCGTAGAAAAAGGTCCCCCAGAGAAAAGAGATTGATCCCATTTCCACTGGCTTACTGTGAGCCATTCTTGCGTCTGTGGTGACAACGAATGGGATCAACACCCCTTTACGTTGATTTCGTTAAGACAGCAGTCGGGGATGGCTTTGGGCTGTATGAGTATGAAATACCCCAAGGCCATTTCACTACCAATGCTTATCGGTTCAAAACTTGGCCGTAGTCTCACATTATTGTTGGTAAGTATGCATCTTGATGTGCTGTGTTGACTGACAAACACAACTCCTATACAGTATACGTGAATGTAATATTACCGCATTGGAGTTTATGCATCAATATCATCTGTTTTTGACCTTTTTAACTGATTTGCTAGAAGCACGGAATGTGCTGGTACGGCACGCTTCAGCAATCGGATGCACAAAGGCGCACAAACTCGTAAACCTAGGATGCTGTATCAATCTCCCTACAAGTCTGTTTTTCTCGGAAAGTTGCATCGATTTACATGTCAACGCAAGTGTTCGGGTCCGAAACTTGCTGTGCACATGGCTACTTCAATTGCGCTAATATAGCAAAATATAATCAAAATATGTTAACTTATTCTCACCCTCATGGCAAGCTAATCGTACCTTTCTGGTGAGTCGGAATTATACTCGGTCTAACTTGCTGAAGCATCTTTGACCAGCTACGTTACCATCCTTACGTTAACCATTTCTTTGGTATTTCATCATAGGTATGATGGGAGAGTAGCCGCTTTCAACGGACGCGGTAAGTGGCGACGCGGTCATCATGGTACCAGGCTACCAGCCGCGGATGTCGTAAAAAACATCCTTGGGCATCGAGCTGGCTCGGATTGAGCTTGGACGGGGGTGAGCTTCAATTGACACTTGTGCTCCGAGTTCTGATATTGTTTATATAGACAGCACCAGCTGAAGCTGAATACCCCAGGTTTTTTCCTATGTGTTGCGATAGATTTTTTCTTGAAGAAGCTAGGGGTCAAGCGCTGCCTTCTATGCATTACAAATGGTCATACCATGTACGTTGTTGAAACTTGATGTGTGATTCAACGGTGGCTATTCAACCGAGGAAGCTCCCGTTCGACCTAATTAAATGGAACTTCTAACTTATTTCTGCATGGTGCGGGTGACTTTACTAATCTTTCGGAGTGCTCTCTGTTCAAATGCTCTGTCGACTGTTATATTCCGTTTTTTCgactcttccatttcccccGCGACTGATGGCGTCAATAGATGATTAACGAATAGTTCACTACTGCGTATCAACTTATACGCAAGTGTAATCGAACCGCGCTACCTTTGGTTACACACTCATCGTACGTCAAACTTAGTGTCCAAGGGGTTATTCCAAATGTGACTTGATTTATACGGCATATCAAATGAACCTGTATTATTGACCCTCGCTATTTGTTTTGTCAAACAacgtttcttttttgaagCAAAGATCCTTTTCTTGACGCCATATCCTTAGCTCAAAGGTGCGCAGCATTTTATGACTCCGATCTAAAGGCTCAATCATCTTATAAAAGAAGACTCCAAATCCACGTTCATACTACTCAGAAAGAATGGTTTCTTCCTTCATTTCGGCAACTGGAGTATGGCTACTTCCACTGATCGTGTACCTTGGAAAGGTCATAGCTGCACCGCCTGATAATGTCTCGACCCCGATTGTTAAACTCGACTATGGGTCCTTTCAAGGAAGAGTAACCGGGAAGCTCGAGATGTTTCTTGGCATGCCGTTCGCAGCACCCCCGTATGCATCTCACCAGAGATTTTGTATAAAAATTTGGCTAACCTTTTGGTTTGCGCAGGATTGGAAACCTTCGCTTTGCACCGCCCGAGCCTCCAATTCCTTTTCAAGGCGTTCGCCAGGCAACGAATTTTGGTTCTGCATGCTTCCAGCAAATGCAGCCACCAAACAACCACTCTGCGTCTTCTAGCTCGCTTTCTGTATCAGAGGACTGTATGCAACTACTAGTTGTGCATCTATTGTTTGACAATTAACCTTGTCTTTGCCCCAGGTCTTTTTatcaatgtggttaaaccTGCACAGATCCCTCCCAACAAAGCACTGCCCGTTTTATTCGTGAGTATTTGACTTGAATCTTTGAATATTATAACATCAGGTTTAACGTTGATGCATCAGTGGATATACGGAGGTACATTGATTTCTTTTAAAAATTCGATGTATTCTATATGGATCAACACTACCAAATTAGGTGGATTTCAAGTTGGGGACACGTCGCTTCGTCCAGGGGATACTGTAGTCTCGCGTTCAATTGCCTTAGGCGAGCCAGTGATATATGTATCGGCAAATTACCGCCTCAGTGGTTAGAATTATTCTTCATAAGTGCCCTTTCTGCTTCATCTAACGGTTTCGAAATCACCTTTAGCCCTTGGCTGGCTGGCTGGGAGAGAAGTCAAGGAAGCTGGGATTGGAAATGCAGGGCTAAGAGATCGTCAGTTGACTTGTACAGATCCATATACTCTATCACTAATATATTCCAGAGCGCTTTGCCATGCAATGGGTACAGGATCACATAAAAGATTTCGGAGGTGACCCTAATAGGGTAACAATGTAACTTGTTTTTGtatgtctttgccatataGTTGATAACCTGGATATTGTGGAATTTTACAGTTGGGGTGAAAGCGCGGGTGCTATCTCTGTGGGCGCACACTTGGTTGTAAATGACGGTAATCCTGCCGGACTATTCCACGGAGCAGTAATGGTATGTTCCATGATTTGCTTTGATTCGGCTTCCGATTAATCCTATCATTTTATATAGCAATCGGGATCTCCACTTCCTACTGTGGACATGACTACCAAGCAACCCGTCTTTGAACAGCTTTTAGCTAACACCCGGTGTACAGGGTCCGCTAATCCAATTGCATGCCTGAGAGCAGTCCCATTCGACATGTTAGGGGAAGCTATGAATTTATCCGACAGTTTATCCTCATTTTCAAGCCTTATCATCCCGTGGCAACCCACCGTAGATGGCGATTTTATCAAGAGAGATCCACAAGTCTCTATTCAGAAAGGTTTATACGCAAAGGTGTGTGTATAAATTGATTTGGGTTTACGGAGCGTTCACACGGTTCTTCACATTGCTAGGTTCCATTTATTACAGGGGATTGTGACGACGAAGGAACGTGAGTATGATTTATTGTACAGGCATGCTTGAGTTTCGTTAATCTTCTGATGCCTTATCGAAGGCTATTCTCTCAGTCCAACACAAACATCACGTATGTATTCCTTATCTCTGGGTAGCATCAGCTCAAATAGGGAAAAACCGTTTAAAGTACCAACGAAGAATTCTTGTCTTATATGAAAAACATGTTTGTACATTCCGATTTTTCTTGACACGAATGAGACGCTAAGAATATGTGTAGCTATTTCCGAGGTCTGGTATCCGAGGAACAGTTGGCCGAAGTCGCCGCAGCATATCCTGAAGACATCACCTTGGTCAGTACGAATCAGTTGCTTTTAGACGGCCTTCATGCTAAACATGGTCGCTGGTTTGCTAGGGATCCCCATTCGATACTGGAACTGCCAACGCAATCACGTATTGTGTTTCTCCTGCCCATTTAAATAACTGACCTGAGAACTACTGATAGGCCAGAGTACAAGCGCCTGGCGTCAGTTTCAGGTGACCTGTTCTTCCAAGCTCCCCGCCGGTTCTTCTTGCAGGCCGCGTCAAAGACCCAG
This genomic interval carries:
- a CDS encoding putative transporter (putative transporter C1683.12), which encodes MTTNPNTEPKPSSPASSSVHKSDLEKDSFNEVDHAKIRSAVRKLDWTILPMMTMFYLLSFLDRANIGNARVAGLQKGLKMTDRQYQICVTVTYVPYIMAEVPANLLLRKIGPNIAMPVILTLWGIIVIFQGFVSSFHDLIVARFFLGLVEGPMFPGIVLYLSGFYTRAELSYRAFSGLLAAAIDNMQGLGGKPAWAWIFILEGIFSVLMGVLGFFMVPATPRESRFLSDNQKDLVMRRLEKDRPFVNPLDEFRIRHVLSSLKSPHVILMFITFFMGGTNLFGLALFAPSIINQLGFSPNHSQLLSVGPFACAFVVTLVVAYTSDRLKSRAIPLCSVCLIGIAGYAMYLGTTNKHAAYGAIYLMASGIYGTVPVIAAWISNNSEPYYTRATSIAVGFMATSMGGILSTWRYPTSEGPRFHKTTVMNLIFMIMTIVLAIANASILAYKNKNKERTRKEVLAPYATESEPDGGVRAWVDLGDRHPDFRYTL
- a CDS encoding Lipase 4 encodes the protein MVSSFISATGVWLLPLIVYLGKVIAAPPDNVSTPIVKLDYGSFQGRVTGKLEMFLGMPFAAPPIGNLRFAPPEPPIPFQGVRQATNFGSACFQQMQPPNNHSASSSSLSVSEDCLFINVVKPAQIPPNKALPVLFWIYGGGFQVGDTSLRPGDTVVSRSIALGEPVIYVSANYRLSALGWLAGREVKEAGIGNAGLRDQRFAMQWVQDHIKDFGVDNLDIVEFYSWGESAGAISVGAHLVVNDGNPAGLFHGAVMQSGSPLPTVDMTTKQPVFEQLLANTRCTGSANPIACLRAVPFDMLGEAMNLSDSLSSFSSLIIPWQPTVDGDFIKRDPQVSIQKGLYAKVPFITGDCDDEGTLFSQSNTNITTNEEFLSYMKNIYFRGLVSEEQLAEVAAAYPEDITLGSPFDTGTANAITPEYKRLASVSGDLFFQAPRRFFLQAASKTQPTFAFLFKRGKSTPDIGAAHASDLPEFYGTGTDPDFIGTDGLVNFANTGNPSLPKNPISLLSAVDWKPWSSSPTNPPILTFLDPAPAISITSDTFREKAMNLLSQISLELYSSAGQ